A stretch of the Azorhizobium caulinodans ORS 571 genome encodes the following:
- a CDS encoding SDR family oxidoreductase, translating to MKRPVLILGARSAIGIAIARRFAELGHPIQLAARFAHSLGAEAEYLRNRYGVAVNCVEFDVLEYGDGILSRLPTMPQIVICVVGRLHPPDLGGSNAAAVALTVRTNFEGPACVLSDIARLFVGAGGGIIVGISSVAGERGRSSNYIYGAAKAGFTAFLSGLRASVARSGVRVVTVLPGYVRTPMTAGASLPALLTAEPMEVADAIHRAVIHKKDVVYVRPIWRIIMMMVRLIPESIFKWSKF from the coding sequence ATGAAAAGGCCTGTTCTAATTCTTGGCGCGCGATCGGCTATAGGGATCGCGATCGCCCGAAGATTCGCGGAACTAGGACACCCTATCCAACTCGCGGCTAGATTCGCCCATTCGCTGGGCGCAGAGGCCGAGTATCTGCGTAATAGGTACGGTGTGGCGGTAAATTGCGTCGAATTCGATGTGTTGGAGTATGGCGACGGAATTTTGTCGCGGCTGCCGACGATGCCCCAGATCGTCATCTGCGTTGTTGGGCGACTGCACCCGCCCGACCTCGGTGGCAGTAACGCGGCTGCAGTTGCGCTGACGGTGCGCACGAATTTCGAAGGGCCGGCCTGCGTTCTGTCAGATATAGCCCGGTTATTCGTGGGGGCCGGGGGTGGGATAATTGTTGGTATTAGTTCGGTAGCTGGAGAAAGGGGGCGCAGCTCAAACTATATATACGGGGCCGCCAAGGCTGGCTTCACGGCGTTCTTGTCGGGGTTGCGAGCGAGTGTGGCAAGAAGCGGAGTACGGGTGGTAACCGTGCTCCCGGGATATGTGCGGACGCCTATGACTGCGGGGGCATCGCTCCCGGCATTATTGACAGCGGAACCAATGGAAGTTGCGGACGCGATTCATCGTGCAGTAATCCATAAAAAAGATGTTGTGTACGTGAGGCCGATATGGCGGATCATAATGATGATGGTTCGCCTGATACCCGAAAGTATTTTTAAGTGGAGTAAGTTTTGA
- a CDS encoding FAD-binding oxidoreductase: protein MILSGWGRYPRVDARVFAPRVETEIEQVIRSQRTLIGRGAGLAYGDCAISVGATVEMRRLAGIELFDDAAGILTAQAGVTLEDIIDLVLPRGWFPAVVPGTKGVTLGGMIAADVHGKNHRTGGSFRECVEWIEVMGAEGLVRRCSRHREALLFNFTIGGMGLTGVILRATIQLRRVETGWMRRVKAPTNSLSCTLEVMESLRDPQYTVAWVDALARGKELGRGIVISGSHLSEAELSHNVYERYPPALDKCMSVPRCSPRLVPSAPLMGILNGVYARKSRLLPPDDVVDWDAFFFPLDRLPRWNRLYGRAGFIQHQCVIPLKNAEEGIRELLGEIRKSNVSVPLAVLKRMGAEAGPFSFPMEGYSIAFDFAVSGRALNLLARLDDIVIQHGGRIYLAKDSRMSAVVLRQCDSRVARFEQVRANCGWDRVFNSVLSERLKI from the coding sequence ATGATTTTGTCAGGCTGGGGACGCTATCCTCGTGTCGACGCACGGGTCTTCGCTCCCCGTGTGGAAACTGAAATCGAGCAAGTAATTCGTAGTCAGCGAACTCTGATAGGAAGAGGTGCCGGATTGGCGTACGGTGATTGCGCCATAAGCGTTGGTGCCACTGTCGAAATGAGACGTCTCGCGGGGATTGAGCTTTTCGACGATGCGGCGGGTATTCTCACTGCCCAAGCGGGCGTGACGTTGGAGGATATCATCGACCTGGTGCTTCCTCGCGGATGGTTTCCGGCGGTCGTGCCTGGAACAAAAGGTGTGACGCTAGGCGGTATGATCGCTGCCGATGTTCACGGCAAGAACCACCGAACGGGCGGAAGCTTTCGCGAATGTGTTGAGTGGATAGAGGTCATGGGGGCAGAGGGCCTCGTTCGACGTTGCTCCCGGCATCGCGAAGCGTTGCTGTTTAATTTCACCATCGGCGGAATGGGCCTTACGGGGGTTATTCTACGTGCAACCATCCAACTTCGCAGAGTAGAAACGGGTTGGATGCGGAGGGTCAAGGCTCCAACGAATAGTCTTAGTTGCACATTGGAAGTGATGGAATCGCTGCGAGATCCACAATATACAGTCGCCTGGGTTGACGCTCTCGCTCGCGGGAAGGAATTAGGGCGAGGGATTGTAATATCGGGTAGTCACCTTTCAGAAGCGGAGCTATCGCACAACGTGTATGAAAGGTATCCACCAGCGTTAGATAAGTGCATGTCTGTGCCGCGCTGTTCGCCGCGGCTCGTGCCCTCGGCGCCTCTAATGGGAATATTGAACGGCGTATATGCCAGAAAATCGCGGCTTCTCCCGCCCGATGATGTCGTAGACTGGGATGCCTTCTTCTTCCCACTCGACAGGTTGCCGCGATGGAATAGACTGTATGGACGCGCTGGATTTATTCAGCATCAATGCGTAATCCCCCTGAAAAACGCTGAGGAAGGGATACGAGAACTGTTAGGTGAGATAAGAAAGTCCAATGTAAGCGTACCTCTTGCGGTATTGAAGAGGATGGGTGCCGAAGCCGGGCCGTTCTCGTTTCCCATGGAGGGTTATTCGATCGCGTTCGACTTTGCTGTCTCTGGGCGAGCATTAAATTTGCTGGCGCGGCTGGATGATATCGTTATCCAGCACGGGGGGCGCATATATCTCGCCAAAGATAGTCGCATGTCGGCAGTCGTGCTTCGGCAATGTGACTCGCGGGTCGCCCGTTTTGAGCAAGTGCGTGCGAACTGTGGTTGGGATCGAGTGTTCAACTCAGTGCTGTCTGAGAGGCTAAAGATCTGA
- a CDS encoding UbiA prenyltransferase family protein, with product MWNKEWAAKIPFMTYCEACRPHHWLKNGLLFVPVLICGRAEDLLQAPLWLAFMTFCSVASGIYVLNDLMDRAHDRRHPSKRHRPFASRKLSGLTGVWMCLVLIALGGVCAINCGERLFAITASYVALSVIYVGKVRGEYVLDLFVLSALYTTRILAGATAANIPVPASFLAFSAMAFVSLASIKRLNELTQLRRDGAPDLYGRGYELSDHSIVALICVSAGYAAVVFLELFVQMSSVAQGPAPIFVSNAMCVVVAYWISRAVVQAHRGDMRSDTLCYAVTDGSSLVCILGLALGLVFLMYCRSQSIG from the coding sequence ATGTGGAATAAGGAATGGGCCGCCAAAATACCGTTTATGACGTACTGCGAGGCGTGCCGACCGCATCACTGGTTGAAGAATGGTCTGTTGTTCGTCCCCGTCCTTATATGCGGGCGGGCAGAAGACCTGCTGCAGGCTCCTCTTTGGCTCGCGTTCATGACTTTTTGCTCTGTAGCGTCCGGCATTTACGTTCTAAACGACCTCATGGATCGAGCGCATGACAGACGTCATCCGTCAAAGCGTCACCGACCATTTGCCTCCCGTAAGTTATCCGGCCTCACCGGGGTGTGGATGTGCCTGGTGTTAATTGCCCTCGGCGGCGTTTGTGCGATCAACTGCGGTGAGCGCCTTTTTGCGATCACAGCATCGTATGTCGCACTCTCGGTGATCTACGTAGGAAAGGTGAGAGGCGAGTATGTTCTCGACCTTTTTGTCCTATCAGCGCTTTATACCACGCGGATATTGGCGGGCGCGACCGCGGCAAACATACCTGTCCCGGCATCCTTTCTTGCATTTTCAGCCATGGCATTTGTATCTTTGGCGTCGATAAAGAGGCTGAACGAATTGACGCAACTGCGGCGTGACGGTGCGCCGGACCTATACGGTCGAGGTTACGAATTGTCGGATCATTCGATTGTCGCGTTGATATGTGTGTCGGCGGGATATGCCGCGGTGGTGTTCTTGGAGCTGTTTGTTCAGATGTCCAGTGTAGCGCAGGGTCCCGCGCCGATATTTGTATCGAACGCCATGTGCGTGGTGGTTGCGTACTGGATTTCCAGGGCTGTAGTGCAGGCTCATCGGGGCGATATGCGCAGCGATACTCTCTGCTACGCTGTTACGGATGGCTCCAGCCTAGTGTGCATTCTCGGACTGGCCTTAGGATTGGTCTTTCTCATGTACTGCCGGTCGCAATCGATTGGTTGA
- a CDS encoding nodulation protein NodZ gives MYNSACPEGRSVISRRRTGLGDCLWSLAAAWSYARHTRRSLVVDWSESCYSADPNINLFPVLFDNINDIGGVSVHYVSRTSSLALESSVIPAWWRLPVKQRGTRSDAQIFRERDELRNLFFSRRDADAAAVICDCCLMWCCDEDLEREFYDHLIVNQYVRQEVDRVYAERFLGNVVIGVHIRHGNGEDILDHDRYWCEENAAMNLVAHKIREERRKFPFRSTKIFLCTDSPAVSEWFRREMPGLFATEKEFRQRGEGELHSAHFGLGGAVAALVDMQLLSRCDVLIRYPPTSAFSRWPSLLVERVFDFDLARGVFCQADRKAGGASSG, from the coding sequence ATGTATAACTCTGCCTGTCCTGAGGGGCGATCCGTCATCTCAAGGAGGCGGACTGGGTTGGGTGACTGCCTTTGGTCTCTCGCTGCGGCCTGGTCATACGCAAGGCACACTCGGCGCAGTCTCGTGGTGGATTGGAGTGAATCCTGCTATTCAGCGGACCCCAATATCAATCTATTCCCGGTTTTGTTCGATAATATCAACGATATCGGCGGGGTTTCTGTCCATTACGTGTCGAGAACATCGAGTCTGGCGCTTGAATCATCTGTAATTCCAGCGTGGTGGCGCCTGCCAGTAAAGCAGAGAGGGACGAGATCGGATGCGCAAATATTTCGGGAGCGTGATGAGCTGCGAAATTTGTTTTTTTCCCGGCGTGACGCTGATGCTGCGGCCGTCATCTGTGATTGCTGTCTCATGTGGTGCTGTGACGAGGATCTGGAGCGCGAGTTCTATGATCACCTAATTGTGAATCAGTATGTGCGCCAAGAGGTTGATCGGGTGTACGCCGAGAGATTTTTGGGTAACGTCGTGATCGGCGTCCATATAAGGCACGGTAATGGCGAAGATATATTGGATCATGATCGCTACTGGTGCGAAGAAAATGCGGCCATGAATTTAGTAGCGCACAAGATCCGTGAGGAGCGACGAAAATTCCCTTTTCGATCAACGAAGATATTTTTATGCACGGACAGTCCAGCAGTGAGCGAGTGGTTCAGGCGAGAAATGCCGGGGCTGTTCGCCACCGAAAAGGAGTTTCGGCAAAGGGGCGAGGGAGAGCTGCATTCAGCCCACTTTGGTCTAGGTGGCGCCGTTGCTGCGCTGGTCGATATGCAACTGCTTTCACGGTGTGACGTCCTGATTCGATATCCGCCGACGAGTGCTTTTTCGCGGTGGCCGAGTTTGTTGGTTGAGCGCGTTTTTGATTTTGATCTAGCGCGTGGAGTATTCTGCCAAGCAGACAGGAAAGCCGGCGGCGCATCGAGCGGTTAA
- a CDS encoding ABC transporter permease: MVTWAAVFQRNAMSWRREMAASVLGSVIDPLIMLFGLGVGLGKIVDSVDGRSYAEFLACGLILTSAMSASNYEMLYGTYSRIYVTGTLKSMRYAPICVSDYLIGEVLWAAYEGVVAGTIVAVCTAFLGYIPGWSVIYILPDILFVALIFSSTSLLVAAISRGYALFAFYQSIAIAPLVFLSGVIVPRFTGNDVISGMIHFSPLYRAVNDVRNVVYEGRGTQVGPLLLLSLLYASVMVFISAKVICVRLDD; this comes from the coding sequence ATGGTCACCTGGGCGGCTGTATTTCAACGGAACGCTATGTCGTGGCGCCGCGAAATGGCCGCCTCTGTCCTCGGCAGCGTCATCGATCCACTGATAATGTTATTTGGGCTCGGAGTGGGTCTCGGTAAAATCGTAGACTCGGTGGACGGGCGCTCATATGCAGAATTTCTAGCGTGCGGTTTAATACTCACAAGCGCCATGTCCGCTTCGAATTACGAAATGCTATACGGCACTTACAGTCGTATATATGTTACGGGAACGCTGAAGTCAATGCGCTATGCGCCGATCTGCGTTTCAGACTACCTAATAGGTGAAGTCCTCTGGGCTGCGTACGAGGGCGTCGTAGCCGGTACAATTGTGGCTGTGTGCACGGCTTTCTTGGGCTATATTCCTGGATGGTCTGTAATTTACATACTGCCGGATATATTATTCGTTGCGTTAATATTTTCTTCGACATCGCTTCTTGTAGCCGCCATTTCGCGCGGATATGCATTGTTCGCGTTCTACCAGTCGATCGCTATCGCCCCGTTGGTGTTTCTGAGTGGCGTTATTGTGCCGCGCTTTACAGGTAACGACGTCATATCTGGGATGATTCACTTTTCGCCCCTATACCGCGCGGTGAACGATGTGCGGAACGTAGTATATGAAGGCCGTGGCACGCAGGTCGGCCCATTATTATTGCTATCTCTACTTTATGCCTCAGTAATGGTCTTCATTTCGGCAAAGGTGATTTGCGTCCGGCTGGACGATTAG
- a CDS encoding ATP-binding cassette domain-containing protein, whose protein sequence is MRSVGAFSQTLRQPALGEGSRKFGRKTSYGAMMLMRESPDDRHYTVSATGVWKKRGGIDVLRGLDMYVRRGERYGIMGTNGAGKSSLINIILGLTPPDRGTVTVFGKDMRRQGHLARARIGVVPQDDCLEQNMTPYENVMLYGRLCRMTASEARKRADQIFEKFSMMDCANRPVRLLSGGMRRLTMVARALVNDPYVIILDEATVGLDAKSRSALWQQIEASNATGATVLVISHLAEDLERMTDRIACICAGTVRAEWETAALLKALGALKILEIDHSVSPRGKELFCNHGLHVHENDGRLSAVHPSSDFALEAVLKKEAVPTTTRFATLDDIIRFPGFPWTGVGGVNGEK, encoded by the coding sequence ATGCGCTCGGTCGGGGCTTTTTCCCAGACGTTGCGTCAGCCTGCACTTGGGGAAGGATCGCGAAAGTTTGGGCGGAAAACGTCCTATGGAGCAATGATGTTGATGCGCGAATCCCCTGACGATAGGCACTATACCGTCTCAGCGACGGGGGTCTGGAAGAAAAGGGGCGGCATCGACGTCCTAAGAGGACTCGACATGTATGTCAGGAGAGGGGAGAGATATGGAATAATGGGCACAAACGGCGCAGGAAAGAGTAGTCTAATAAATATTATCCTAGGTCTGACGCCGCCCGATAGGGGAACTGTAACTGTGTTCGGAAAAGATATGAGGCGGCAAGGTCATTTGGCTCGCGCTAGGATCGGAGTTGTTCCGCAGGACGACTGCCTTGAGCAAAATATGACGCCTTACGAAAATGTGATGCTTTATGGACGGCTGTGTCGGATGACGGCGTCCGAGGCAAGAAAAAGGGCGGACCAGATCTTCGAAAAATTTAGCATGATGGACTGTGCCAACCGGCCCGTTAGATTGCTGTCCGGTGGTATGCGGCGCTTAACGATGGTGGCGCGTGCGCTAGTAAATGACCCCTACGTCATCATACTCGATGAAGCTACGGTCGGGCTGGATGCTAAGTCGCGTTCAGCCTTGTGGCAGCAAATTGAGGCGTCAAACGCGACAGGGGCCACGGTACTTGTGATTTCACACCTCGCCGAAGATTTAGAGCGCATGACGGATAGAATCGCCTGCATCTGCGCGGGGACTGTGCGGGCGGAATGGGAAACGGCGGCTCTGTTAAAGGCCCTCGGTGCGCTAAAAATCCTCGAGATAGATCATTCTGTTAGCCCACGGGGAAAAGAGCTGTTCTGCAATCACGGCTTGCATGTTCACGAAAATGATGGCCGCTTGAGTGCAGTGCACCCATCGAGCGACTTTGCCCTAGAGGCCGTCCTTAAGAAGGAAGCAGTTCCCACGACCACACGCTTCGCAACATTAGACGACATAATCCGCTTTCCAGGGTTTCCCTGGACTGGCGTTGGCGGGGTGAACGGCGAAAAATGA
- a CDS encoding nodulation protein U → MKRCGLKLTHDGGVAVLDGRDLVACIEMEKLTNNERYRRIEHTDEIALALHRSGFQPSDIDEYIIDGWDGEVDAWVELLGAAGRVQLKVAPYVEKEPDRANEFTQGFGLNILGRDYTYKSAPHVMGHIASVYCTSPFAIFKQKALCLVWDGSIWPRLYEISDGGIRFINTLFPMIGHAYACAGHHFGPYKNADRTSWKLDLAGKLMSYMSTGTVDSRITAAIQTSYQNNLAGHSPNALSYRRMSANTSVALIQTHRFFEEIGVLVAGAPEHDILATFHYFVERLLIETLRHELARAGRNMSRNLCISGGCGLNIKWNSALRSSGLFRDVWVSPFPNDSGSAIGAACSALVANDGLVPINWSVFSGPHLVKSTPDANWRGSACELSELAALLADGEPVVFLAGRAELGPRALGARSILAPASDRSMKDRLNAAKQREYFRPVAPICLEDRAPEIFEPGSNDRYMLYDHKVREGWRDRVPAIMHLDGSARVQTIARTSAHPVAKLLVEYEKLTNIPLLCNTSANALGRGFFPDVASACTWGRIAKVWAENVLWSNDVDARIP, encoded by the coding sequence ATGAAGCGGTGCGGTTTGAAGTTGACCCACGACGGTGGAGTTGCGGTGTTGGATGGGCGCGATCTCGTGGCCTGCATCGAGATGGAAAAGCTGACAAACAATGAGCGATATAGAAGAATTGAACATACCGACGAAATTGCTTTGGCTTTGCATCGATCCGGCTTTCAACCATCAGACATCGACGAGTACATCATCGATGGATGGGATGGCGAGGTTGATGCATGGGTGGAGTTACTCGGCGCGGCGGGACGCGTCCAGCTTAAGGTTGCCCCGTACGTGGAAAAGGAGCCGGATCGCGCAAACGAATTCACGCAAGGGTTCGGTTTGAACATACTTGGGCGAGACTATACGTACAAAAGCGCACCTCATGTAATGGGTCATATCGCGTCGGTATATTGCACAAGCCCGTTCGCGATTTTCAAACAAAAGGCGCTCTGCTTGGTGTGGGATGGTAGTATTTGGCCGCGACTGTACGAGATTTCGGACGGAGGGATTAGGTTTATTAATACGCTGTTCCCCATGATCGGCCATGCCTACGCCTGCGCCGGCCACCATTTTGGACCCTATAAGAATGCGGACAGAACCAGTTGGAAGCTCGATCTAGCCGGCAAACTGATGTCGTACATGAGTACAGGGACTGTAGATAGCCGAATCACGGCTGCCATACAGACGAGCTATCAAAATAACCTCGCGGGACACTCGCCCAATGCGTTATCCTACCGTAGGATGTCTGCGAATACTAGCGTCGCCCTGATACAGACCCATCGATTCTTCGAAGAGATAGGTGTTCTAGTCGCCGGCGCGCCGGAGCACGATATTCTGGCCACATTTCATTATTTCGTGGAGCGTCTTTTGATCGAAACGCTCCGGCATGAGCTTGCTCGTGCGGGGCGCAACATGTCGCGCAACTTGTGCATATCGGGGGGGTGCGGCTTAAACATCAAATGGAACAGCGCGCTTAGATCCAGCGGCCTGTTCAGAGATGTTTGGGTTTCACCCTTCCCAAATGATAGCGGATCTGCCATCGGGGCGGCGTGCAGCGCACTTGTCGCGAACGACGGCCTAGTTCCCATTAACTGGTCCGTATTCAGCGGGCCCCATCTGGTGAAGTCAACGCCAGATGCCAATTGGCGCGGATCTGCATGCGAGCTTTCAGAACTCGCGGCCTTGTTGGCGGACGGCGAGCCGGTCGTATTTCTGGCTGGCCGCGCCGAGCTGGGGCCTAGGGCGCTCGGCGCTCGGAGTATCCTAGCCCCTGCATCCGATCGCTCGATGAAAGACCGGCTCAATGCCGCGAAGCAGAGAGAATACTTTCGCCCAGTGGCTCCAATATGCCTAGAAGATCGTGCGCCTGAGATCTTTGAACCGGGATCGAACGATCGCTACATGTTGTACGATCACAAGGTTCGTGAAGGCTGGCGCGATAGGGTGCCGGCCATTATGCACCTTGATGGCTCGGCGCGAGTGCAAACCATCGCGCGTACGTCGGCGCATCCGGTGGCGAAGCTACTCGTAGAATACGAGAAACTTACGAATATCCCCTTGCTCTGCAATACAAGTGCGAATGCGCTCGGTCGGGGCTTTTTCCCAGACGTTGCGTCAGCCTGCACTTGGGGAAGGATCGCGAAAGTTTGGGCGGAAAACGTCCTATGGAGCAATGATGTTGATGCGCGAATCCCCTGA
- a CDS encoding nodulation S family protein, translating to MAITREFLKHQLICGKKMEDPDLVATNLSPAGVKDLLRKDLDARDPWNISSCEYEQKRLHAIMELCLGGRTLGDVLEIGCAAGALTERLSIYSQSLTVVELMTEAIAKAQERVNNSDIIWHEQDVCQMDLNAKYDTIICTEVLYYIHEKERLRGALENIVQLLRSDGQFIFGSPRNAVCRSWGHLFGAEAVLELAQSRLRIVDLRRINGGLPGQDCVIAKLTRR from the coding sequence GTGGCTATCACGCGAGAGTTCCTAAAACATCAGTTAATTTGTGGGAAAAAGATGGAAGACCCTGATTTGGTAGCTACGAATCTGAGCCCCGCTGGCGTCAAGGACCTGCTTAGAAAGGATCTCGACGCGCGAGATCCGTGGAACATCAGCTCGTGCGAGTACGAGCAAAAACGTCTCCATGCAATCATGGAGCTGTGTCTTGGCGGCCGGACGCTAGGAGATGTACTCGAAATCGGCTGCGCGGCTGGGGCGCTCACCGAACGGCTGTCTATATATAGTCAGAGTCTAACGGTCGTCGAACTTATGACTGAGGCGATAGCCAAAGCGCAAGAACGCGTCAACAACTCGGATATAATTTGGCATGAACAAGATGTCTGCCAAATGGATTTGAACGCAAAGTATGACACTATAATCTGCACCGAAGTTTTGTATTATATACATGAGAAAGAGAGACTCAGAGGTGCATTGGAGAATATTGTTCAGCTGTTACGATCCGATGGGCAATTTATATTTGGCTCTCCTCGTAATGCGGTATGCCGAAGTTGGGGGCATTTGTTTGGGGCGGAGGCGGTGCTCGAGCTGGCACAGAGCCGCCTCCGCATAGTTGATCTACGGCGCATCAACGGTGGACTGCCGGGGCAGGATTGTGTCATCGCGAAACTCACCCGACGTTGA
- the nodC gene encoding chitooligosaccharide synthase NodC: MSVVDVIGLLATAAYVTLASAYKVVQFINVSSVTDVAGLESDALPLTPRVDVIVPTFNENSSTLLECVASICAQDYRGPITIVVVDDGSTNKTSFHAVCDKYASDERFIFVELDQNKGKRAAQMEAIRRTDGDLILNVDSDTVIDKDVVTKLASSMRAPNVGGVMGQLVAKNRERSWLTRLIDMEYWLACNEERIAQSRFGSVMCCCGPCAMYRRSAITPLLAEYEHQTFLGRPSNFGEDRHLTILMLKAGFRTGYVPGAVARTLVPDGLAPYLRQQLRWARSTYRDTALALRIKKNLSKYITFEICAQNLGTALLLVMTMISLSLTTSGSQTPVIILGVVVGMSIIRCCSVALIAKDFRFLYFIVHSALNVLILTPLKLYALLTIRDSRWLSRESS, encoded by the coding sequence ATGAGTGTCGTAGATGTGATCGGTTTGCTTGCGACTGCAGCCTACGTGACGTTGGCGAGCGCATACAAGGTGGTCCAGTTCATTAACGTGTCGAGCGTAACGGATGTCGCTGGTCTCGAAAGTGATGCTTTGCCGCTCACTCCAAGGGTTGACGTTATCGTGCCGACATTCAATGAGAACTCCAGCACATTGCTCGAGTGCGTCGCTTCTATATGCGCACAAGACTACCGCGGACCAATAACGATTGTCGTGGTAGACGATGGGTCGACCAACAAAACATCATTTCACGCAGTATGCGACAAGTACGCGAGCGACGAAAGGTTCATATTTGTCGAACTTGATCAAAACAAGGGGAAGCGCGCCGCGCAAATGGAGGCCATCAGGAGAACAGACGGAGACCTGATACTAAACGTAGACTCGGACACGGTTATAGATAAGGATGTTGTTACAAAGCTTGCGTCGTCCATGAGAGCCCCGAATGTCGGTGGTGTCATGGGGCAGCTCGTTGCAAAGAATCGAGAAAGATCTTGGCTTACCAGATTAATCGATATGGAGTACTGGCTTGCGTGTAACGAGGAGCGCATTGCGCAGTCGAGGTTTGGCTCCGTGATGTGTTGTTGTGGGCCGTGCGCCATGTATAGAAGATCTGCAATTACGCCACTATTGGCAGAATATGAGCACCAGACATTCCTAGGGCGTCCGAGCAACTTTGGTGAGGATCGCCATCTCACAATCCTGATGCTGAAGGCGGGATTTCGGACCGGGTACGTCCCAGGTGCCGTAGCGAGGACGTTGGTTCCGGATGGGCTGGCGCCGTACCTGCGCCAGCAACTCCGCTGGGCCCGCAGCACTTATCGCGACACCGCCCTCGCCTTACGTATAAAGAAAAATCTAAGCAAATATATCACCTTTGAGATATGCGCACAGAATTTGGGTACGGCTCTCTTACTTGTGATGACCATGATTTCGCTTTCGCTGACTACATCAGGGTCGCAAACGCCCGTTATCATTCTGGGTGTCGTTGTGGGGATGTCTATAATAAGATGTTGTTCTGTCGCCCTTATAGCGAAAGATTTTCGGTTTCTATACTTCATCGTTCACTCAGCGTTGAATGTTCTAATTTTAACGCCGTTAAAACTCTATGCCCTGTTAACCATTCGGGATAGTCGGTGGCTATCACGCGAGAGTTCCTAA
- the nodB gene encoding chitooligosaccharide deacetylase NodB, with translation MSVLGQAARITQNQSSIYITFDDGPHPSVTPAVCEILREHSALATFFQIGRFAKEYPSISRQCQLDGHAIGNHTFDHPNLQDRAGEEVEYQISSAQKCLEHICGRGFVRHFRAPYGAWSTQILNVVNKIGLRPVSWSVDPRDWEAPRIENLINEILDNARPGSIILLHDGCPPDEAAMWDVRGGRAQTLAALRYVVPALQARGFALQPLP, from the coding sequence ATGAGTGTCCTTGGGCAAGCTGCACGAATCACGCAGAATCAGAGTTCAATATACATCACGTTCGATGATGGGCCGCACCCGAGCGTGACGCCAGCAGTATGCGAAATACTGAGAGAGCACTCGGCTCTTGCGACATTTTTTCAAATAGGCCGGTTTGCAAAAGAATACCCTAGTATATCACGACAGTGCCAATTGGACGGTCACGCTATTGGAAATCATACGTTCGACCATCCCAATCTACAAGACCGGGCCGGCGAGGAAGTAGAGTATCAAATATCGTCTGCGCAAAAATGCCTCGAGCATATCTGTGGTCGCGGATTTGTTCGGCACTTCCGTGCCCCATACGGCGCGTGGAGCACCCAGATATTAAACGTTGTGAATAAAATCGGCTTGCGGCCTGTCTCGTGGTCTGTCGACCCGAGAGATTGGGAGGCGCCGAGAATAGAAAATCTCATCAATGAGATATTAGATAACGCTCGACCTGGCTCGATAATTCTTCTGCACGACGGGTGCCCTCCAGATGAAGCTGCGATGTGGGACGTGCGTGGTGGCCGAGCTCAGACATTAGCGGCGCTCCGGTACGTCGTTCCAGCTCTTCAGGCGCGCGGATTTGCGCTTCAGCCGTTGCCATGA
- a CDS encoding NodA family N-acyltransferase, whose protein sequence is MISKVTWRVAWESDLTNGDHAELSDFFKSVYGATGAFNALPFAGGRSWAGARPELRGIAYDESGVAAHMGVLRRFIKVGGEQIAVAELGLYGVRRDLEGLGIGHSTLAMLPVLKALGVPFAFGCFRNELRIHFQRFCRNGKGAIVDNVNIKSTQPDIYPDLPPTKIEKKAAVILPLTETLDRWPEGVDIERNGPEL, encoded by the coding sequence ATGATATCTAAGGTGACTTGGCGCGTCGCTTGGGAGAGTGATCTCACGAATGGTGACCACGCTGAGCTATCGGACTTCTTCAAGAGCGTTTATGGCGCGACTGGTGCGTTCAACGCTTTACCGTTTGCGGGAGGGCGCAGCTGGGCCGGAGCTCGTCCAGAGTTGCGCGGGATCGCATATGACGAATCCGGGGTCGCGGCGCATATGGGGGTGCTCCGCCGCTTCATCAAAGTGGGGGGGGAGCAGATAGCCGTCGCGGAGTTGGGCCTGTACGGCGTGCGGAGAGACCTTGAGGGCCTTGGTATAGGTCATTCTACTTTGGCGATGCTTCCCGTGCTAAAGGCGCTCGGGGTTCCATTTGCGTTTGGTTGCTTCCGAAATGAACTGCGGATCCATTTTCAGCGCTTCTGTCGCAACGGTAAGGGCGCAATAGTCGACAACGTAAATATAAAATCGACTCAGCCAGATATATATCCGGATCTCCCACCGACCAAAATCGAGAAAAAAGCCGCCGTTATACTCCCGCTTACCGAGACCTTAGATCGTTGGCCAGAGGGTGTTGACATCGAAAGGAATGGGCCAGAGCTATGA